One segment of Rhodopirellula baltica SH 1 DNA contains the following:
- a CDS encoding UxaA family hydrolase, with the protein MTGTDPQSASSPNRNANAEGPGAAGPTMNDLAGGIPNGTDHGVVRLHDGDNVWMAAWALVAGETIGNLRIAGSAVPAGHKVAAQAIPAGELVIKFGQPIGKASCDIGVGEHVHSHNLVDAHQVDSDWRSLVGTAFSKSAPAKKPAVPAEKTFEGFVRPDGQVGTRNYVQILARVNCSATVCHHVAARFPPERLAEFPNVDGIAIGTHTTGCALRYAGQKQQMLGRVLKGYAGHANVGSCLTIGLGCEQTTPEYLSEHHQLVAISDPRSLPVTSPESESVSTTMLTMQAEGGTRATIDRAEKHLETMLEIANQNSRTTVPAHHLRLALECGGSDGHSGWTANPLVGAIADRMVAFGGAAVLSETTELIGAEHLLVARSRDESVAQRLMDKVDWWKKHVAMYGGEIDNNPSIGNKAGGLTTITEKSLGAVSKSGTGILDGVLDYADTVPKQGLYVMDSPGFDPSSVTGKVAGGCNLVLFTTGRGSCFGGKPVPVIKIASHSTLFHAMRDDMDWNAGQLLEGVAMEELADQLFEELLRFASGTQTASERLGLGDHEFVPWTVGPVL; encoded by the coding sequence ATGACTGGCACCGACCCACAATCCGCCTCCTCGCCAAACCGTAACGCCAACGCGGAAGGTCCCGGAGCAGCCGGTCCAACGATGAATGATTTGGCTGGCGGCATACCAAACGGAACCGACCACGGAGTCGTCCGACTGCACGACGGCGACAACGTTTGGATGGCCGCGTGGGCCTTGGTGGCAGGCGAAACGATCGGCAACCTCCGCATCGCAGGGTCGGCCGTTCCCGCCGGACACAAAGTCGCCGCCCAAGCGATTCCCGCCGGCGAATTGGTGATCAAGTTTGGCCAACCGATCGGCAAAGCATCCTGCGACATCGGCGTCGGTGAACACGTGCACTCGCACAATTTGGTCGACGCTCACCAAGTCGACTCGGATTGGCGTTCGCTGGTCGGAACCGCTTTCTCAAAATCCGCTCCTGCAAAAAAGCCAGCCGTTCCAGCCGAGAAGACCTTTGAGGGGTTTGTGCGACCGGACGGCCAAGTCGGCACGCGAAACTACGTTCAGATTCTGGCTCGCGTGAACTGCAGTGCGACGGTTTGCCACCATGTCGCGGCTCGGTTTCCTCCCGAACGCTTGGCCGAATTCCCCAACGTGGATGGAATCGCGATCGGGACGCACACCACCGGCTGCGCCCTTCGCTACGCCGGCCAAAAACAGCAAATGCTCGGCCGAGTCCTCAAGGGCTACGCCGGTCACGCGAATGTTGGATCTTGCCTGACGATCGGATTGGGCTGCGAACAAACGACGCCCGAGTACCTGAGCGAACATCACCAGCTCGTCGCGATCTCCGACCCTCGTTCGCTGCCGGTCACCTCGCCCGAATCAGAATCGGTCTCGACGACCATGCTGACCATGCAAGCCGAAGGCGGCACGCGAGCGACGATCGATCGTGCGGAAAAGCATCTCGAAACGATGCTCGAGATCGCCAACCAAAATTCGCGAACCACAGTCCCGGCTCATCACCTTCGACTCGCTCTGGAGTGCGGCGGCAGCGATGGCCATTCGGGATGGACCGCGAATCCGTTGGTCGGTGCGATCGCTGATCGCATGGTGGCTTTTGGTGGTGCGGCCGTGCTCAGCGAGACCACGGAACTGATCGGTGCCGAACATTTGCTGGTCGCTCGTTCGCGTGACGAATCAGTGGCCCAGCGTTTGATGGACAAAGTCGATTGGTGGAAGAAGCATGTGGCAATGTATGGCGGCGAGATCGACAACAACCCATCGATCGGCAACAAAGCCGGTGGGCTGACCACGATCACTGAAAAATCACTCGGTGCAGTCAGCAAGTCCGGAACGGGAATCCTCGACGGTGTCCTGGACTACGCGGACACGGTTCCCAAACAAGGCTTGTACGTGATGGACTCGCCGGGCTTTGATCCGTCCAGCGTCACGGGCAAGGTCGCTGGCGGTTGCAACCTAGTGTTGTTCACCACCGGCCGCGGAAGTTGCTTCGGCGGCAAACCGGTTCCCGTGATCAAGATCGCCAGCCATTCCACTTTGTTCCACGCCATGCGAGACGACATGGACTGGAACGCGGGCCAGTTGCTCGAGGGTGTCGCGATGGAAGAGCTCGCAGATCAACTGTTCGAAGAGTTGCTGCGATTCGCCAGCGGAACACAAACGGCCAGCGAACGCCTCGGGTTGGGCGATCACGAATTTGTACCGTGGACGGTCGGGCCGGTGCTGTGA
- a CDS encoding glycosyltransferase, producing MNIDLIITEMNFGGAERALTQLAIGLRDRGDDVRLFSFGKLPTADSLPKGNDRLVQQLHDEGIEVTSGGVQTSRGFLPATIQLRRWLARRPGSLIQTFLWHANVLGILNASSRQPRVAGIRVAEPNSLRLAVERQTLRKVDHVVCVSRAVETFAQQQLNLSPDRTSVIPNAVDVDAFASADPIDWTDLGWPADSPVVLFVGRLHTQKGLEHLQRTVERFAPEDSHRKLVLIGNGPLQNELATWAKQVSGDRVRVLTWQSNIASWIAASRVVVLPSRYEGMPNVILEAMAAGKPVVSSRVEGSQELIGHDPNQGFELNDDTALVHSLERFLADEDLATQTGQANQSRVRSQFTVDAMVDAYRELYAKIVA from the coding sequence ATGAACATTGACCTGATCATCACCGAGATGAACTTTGGCGGGGCCGAACGAGCGCTCACCCAGCTCGCCATCGGCCTTCGCGATCGAGGCGATGACGTGCGGCTGTTCAGCTTCGGCAAATTGCCCACCGCGGACTCACTGCCCAAAGGCAACGACCGACTTGTCCAACAGTTGCATGACGAAGGAATCGAAGTCACCAGCGGCGGAGTCCAAACGTCTCGCGGTTTTCTGCCAGCAACGATTCAGTTGCGACGTTGGTTGGCACGTCGACCTGGTTCATTGATCCAAACGTTTCTCTGGCACGCCAACGTGCTCGGCATACTCAATGCCTCGTCCCGACAACCACGAGTCGCCGGCATCCGTGTCGCCGAGCCCAATTCGTTGCGACTGGCGGTCGAACGGCAAACGCTTCGCAAAGTCGACCACGTGGTCTGCGTCAGCCGAGCGGTCGAGACCTTCGCCCAGCAACAACTGAACCTCTCACCGGATCGCACATCGGTGATCCCAAACGCGGTCGACGTTGATGCGTTTGCTTCCGCCGATCCAATCGACTGGACCGACCTGGGTTGGCCCGCCGACAGCCCCGTGGTTCTGTTCGTCGGCCGATTGCACACGCAAAAAGGCTTGGAGCATCTGCAGCGCACCGTCGAGCGGTTCGCTCCCGAAGACAGCCATCGCAAGTTGGTGCTGATCGGCAACGGCCCACTGCAAAACGAACTGGCGACTTGGGCCAAACAAGTCTCCGGTGACCGCGTTCGCGTGCTGACATGGCAGAGCAACATCGCAAGCTGGATCGCCGCCAGCCGCGTGGTGGTTTTGCCGAGCCGTTACGAAGGCATGCCCAACGTGATCTTGGAAGCCATGGCAGCAGGCAAACCCGTCGTCAGCAGCCGCGTCGAAGGCAGCCAAGAATTGATCGGTCACGATCCCAACCAAGGTTTCGAGCTGAACGATGACACGGCGCTCGTCCATTCGCTGGAACGATTCTTGGCCGACGAAGATCTGGCAACGCAAACCGGACAAGCCAACCAGTCTCGTGTCCGTTCCCAATTCACCGTCGACGCAATGGTCGACGCCTACCGCGAACTCTACGCCAAAATAGTGGCATAG
- the sucD gene encoding succinate--CoA ligase subunit alpha, translating into MSILVDKNTKVICQGITGNAGKFHSLGCRDYGTQMVGGVTPGKGGQDVEGIPVFDTVEEAVQKTGADATMIFVPPPFTADAILEAVDAGIRVIAAITEGVPVIDMVRVYEKVKASGSTLIGPNCPGLITPGECKIGIMPGYIHNPGKVGVMSRSGTLTYEAVWQTSSLKLGQSTCVGLGGDPIVGTNYIDLFKMYQEDDQTEAILMIGEIGGSAEEEAAAFVKEHVTKPVAAFIAGRTAPPGKRMGHAGAIISGGKGTAEEKVAALEDAGIVVAPSPAEMGEAVVKAMSK; encoded by the coding sequence ATGAGTATTCTGGTCGACAAAAACACCAAGGTCATCTGCCAGGGGATCACTGGCAACGCCGGAAAATTCCACTCGCTTGGGTGCCGCGATTACGGCACCCAAATGGTCGGCGGTGTCACGCCCGGCAAGGGTGGCCAAGACGTCGAAGGCATTCCTGTTTTTGATACCGTTGAAGAAGCGGTTCAGAAAACCGGTGCCGACGCGACGATGATTTTCGTCCCGCCTCCGTTCACCGCCGACGCCATCTTGGAAGCCGTTGACGCTGGCATCCGCGTCATCGCCGCCATCACCGAAGGCGTGCCTGTCATCGACATGGTGCGAGTTTATGAAAAGGTCAAAGCCAGCGGATCGACGCTGATCGGCCCCAACTGCCCCGGTTTGATCACTCCCGGCGAGTGCAAGATCGGCATCATGCCCGGTTACATCCACAACCCCGGCAAAGTTGGCGTGATGAGCCGCAGTGGAACGCTGACCTACGAAGCCGTTTGGCAAACCAGTTCGCTGAAGCTCGGCCAAAGCACCTGTGTTGGTTTGGGTGGCGACCCCATCGTCGGAACGAACTACATCGACTTGTTCAAGATGTACCAAGAAGACGACCAAACCGAAGCGATCTTGATGATCGGTGAAATCGGTGGCAGCGCCGAAGAAGAAGCCGCCGCGTTCGTCAAAGAGCACGTGACCAAACCGGTCGCCGCCTTCATCGCCGGTCGCACCGCACCTCCCGGAAAACGCATGGGCCACGCCGGTGCGATCATCAGCGGCGGCAAAGGAACGGCAGAAGAAAAGGTCGCCGCATTGGAAGATGCCGGCATCGTGGTCGCTCCATCGCCAGCCGAAATGGGCGAAGCCGTCGTCAAGGCAATGTCGAAGTAG
- the sucC gene encoding ADP-forming succinate--CoA ligase subunit beta, whose protein sequence is MKIHEYQGKQLFRTAGVPVLDGHMVTTPDEAAAAYDKLGGKIAVVKAQIHAGGRGKGNVIDNPDQKGVVLVKSAEEAKAAAEGLLGKKLVTIQTGPEGQTVSKVFVEAGCDIARELYLGIVVDRAGSKPVLMVSTEGGVEIETVAEETPELIFKEHFDPAVGLDGFQVRKLCKKLGIEGAAAKSAYKFMTAMCRFFVDFDCEMAEINPLVITGDGEMVALDAKIIFDENAMFRHKDLEELRDLSEEEESELRAKKAGLSYVKLDGNIACLVNGAGLAMSTMDIIKYHGGEPANFLDVGGGANAAQVTEAFRILLSDPNCKGVLVNIFGGIARCTTIAGALITASKEVGFNVPLVVRLEGTEVEEGRKMLAESDVDIINAMDLTDAAKKIVAATA, encoded by the coding sequence ATGAAAATTCACGAGTATCAAGGCAAACAGCTTTTCCGAACCGCCGGCGTGCCGGTTTTGGATGGGCACATGGTGACAACGCCTGACGAAGCGGCTGCCGCATACGACAAACTAGGTGGCAAAATCGCGGTCGTTAAAGCTCAGATTCACGCTGGCGGGCGTGGCAAAGGCAACGTCATTGACAACCCGGACCAAAAGGGCGTCGTCCTGGTCAAATCGGCCGAAGAAGCCAAAGCGGCAGCCGAGGGATTGTTGGGCAAGAAGTTGGTCACCATTCAAACCGGGCCCGAAGGGCAAACGGTTTCTAAAGTTTTCGTCGAAGCCGGATGCGACATCGCTCGCGAATTGTACTTGGGCATCGTGGTGGATCGTGCGGGAAGCAAGCCCGTTTTGATGGTCAGCACCGAAGGCGGTGTCGAGATCGAAACCGTCGCGGAAGAAACTCCCGAGCTGATTTTCAAGGAACACTTCGATCCCGCCGTTGGGCTGGACGGTTTCCAAGTCCGCAAGCTTTGCAAGAAGCTCGGCATCGAAGGTGCTGCGGCCAAAAGTGCCTATAAGTTCATGACCGCGATGTGCCGTTTCTTCGTCGACTTCGATTGCGAAATGGCGGAGATCAACCCGCTCGTGATCACCGGCGACGGTGAAATGGTGGCTTTGGACGCCAAGATCATCTTCGACGAGAACGCGATGTTCCGTCACAAAGACTTGGAAGAACTGCGCGACCTTAGTGAAGAGGAAGAGTCCGAGTTGCGGGCCAAGAAGGCTGGTCTCAGCTACGTCAAGCTCGATGGCAACATCGCTTGCTTGGTCAACGGAGCCGGGCTGGCGATGTCGACGATGGACATCATCAAGTATCACGGTGGCGAACCGGCCAACTTCTTGGACGTCGGTGGTGGAGCCAACGCGGCTCAAGTCACCGAAGCGTTCCGGATCCTGTTGTCGGATCCCAACTGCAAGGGTGTGTTGGTCAATATCTTCGGCGGGATCGCTCGTTGCACAACGATTGCGGGAGCCTTGATCACGGCCAGCAAAGAAGTCGGGTTCAACGTGCCTTTGGTGGTGCGATTGGAAGGAACCGAAGTCGAGGAAGGCCGCAAAATGCTGGCCGAAAGCGATGTCGACATCATCAATGCGATGGATTTGACCGACGCGGCGAAGAAGATCGTCGCGGCAACTGCGTAG
- a CDS encoding co-chaperone GroES: MAAATKSATKIRLQPLGERIVVQREESETTTAGGIVLPDSAKEKPARGTVVALGTGKLLDDGSRADFQLAAGDRVLFSSYAGETVEVDDTEYLLMREDDVLAVIE, from the coding sequence ATGGCTGCAGCCACCAAGAGTGCAACCAAAATTCGTTTGCAACCCCTCGGCGAACGCATCGTTGTTCAGCGTGAGGAAAGCGAAACCACGACTGCCGGCGGCATCGTGCTTCCCGATTCGGCCAAGGAAAAACCCGCTCGCGGAACCGTTGTGGCCTTGGGCACCGGCAAATTGCTGGACGACGGCAGTCGAGCTGACTTCCAACTTGCCGCTGGCGACCGCGTGTTGTTCAGCAGCTATGCCGGCGAAACTGTGGAAGTTGATGACACCGAATACCTGCTCATGCGAGAAGACGACGTTCTGGCCGTGATCGAGTGA